A genome region from Chengkuizengella sp. SCS-71B includes the following:
- a CDS encoding SH3 domain-containing C40 family peptidase yields MKFNIKKKMISTALAATLVLTIVPVQNLAFASELQTAEVIWGVNFREAPSTSGDIIRMLKKGEDVQIISKVNDNWYEVKDKNGKVGYISANKKYTKPTTESGNNNELNSPEDTNSIADATIVRGVSFRTGPSTSYDRMRYLKTGENVTIIEKVNKYWYKVLDKNGQAGYVSSSKKFIKLLSENNETNTPQNGTDPDNNTDNNTDQGNDTADQIIQAGMKYLGTPYEYGSNRNSTKTFDCSDFVRRTFIDALGVKLPYDSRQQADYVRDIGDTTTNWKNLQPGDLMFFMSYKGSKESSYSGINKSKQRITHVGIYIGDGKILHTYSKESGGVKVNNIENTHWEYRFVLGGSAIK; encoded by the coding sequence ATGAAATTCAACATAAAGAAAAAAATGATCTCTACTGCATTAGCAGCCACTTTAGTTCTAACTATCGTACCTGTCCAAAACCTAGCTTTTGCAAGTGAACTTCAAACAGCAGAAGTGATATGGGGAGTAAACTTTAGAGAAGCACCATCAACATCAGGTGACATTATAAGAATGCTTAAAAAAGGTGAAGACGTACAAATCATTTCAAAAGTCAATGATAATTGGTATGAGGTAAAAGATAAAAATGGTAAGGTTGGGTATATAAGTGCTAATAAAAAATATACCAAACCAACTACTGAAAGTGGGAATAATAACGAATTAAACTCGCCTGAAGATACAAATTCAATAGCAGATGCAACTATAGTCAGAGGTGTATCTTTTAGAACTGGACCTTCAACAAGTTATGATCGAATGCGTTATTTAAAAACTGGGGAAAATGTTACGATCATAGAAAAAGTTAATAAATACTGGTATAAAGTACTGGATAAAAATGGACAAGCTGGTTATGTTAGCTCCAGTAAAAAATTTATAAAATTATTGTCTGAAAATAATGAGACAAATACTCCTCAGAATGGAACAGACCCAGATAATAATACAGATAATAATACAGATCAGGGTAATGACACTGCAGATCAAATCATTCAAGCGGGAATGAAATATTTAGGAACACCATATGAATATGGATCAAATAGAAATAGCACAAAGACGTTTGATTGTTCTGACTTTGTACGACGAACGTTTATTGATGCATTAGGTGTTAAATTACCATATGATTCTCGACAACAAGCAGATTATGTGCGAGATATAGGGGATACAACAACGAATTGGAAAAACTTACAGCCAGGTGATCTTATGTTTTTCATGTCCTATAAAGGTAGCAAGGAAAGCAGTTACAGTGGAATCAATAAATCTAAACAACGTATTACACATGTAGGTATCTATATAGGAGACGGGAAAATATTACACACTTACTCTAAAGAATCTGGTGGCGTTAAAGTGAATAACATTGAAAATACTCATTGGGAATATCGCTTTGTATTAGGTGGAAGTGCTATAAAATAA
- a CDS encoding spore germination protein GerPE produces MKITSNRRTSVVENIKVISITRSAVFQIGDSVELNPRSFVYAVQRAVPVYFPGEGDFAQLELFQEPIPRPTITEDVKTTFINENPNIYVDSIRILGLGGSSILQVGSNCSVDTESKVINIRHFIDQDLDDHTYMPTQYKK; encoded by the coding sequence ATGAAAATAACTTCAAATAGAAGAACTTCCGTAGTTGAAAACATAAAAGTCATTTCTATTACTAGAAGTGCTGTTTTTCAAATAGGTGATTCAGTAGAATTAAACCCTAGGTCATTTGTTTATGCTGTTCAAAGGGCAGTCCCAGTTTATTTTCCAGGTGAAGGGGATTTTGCCCAACTAGAATTATTTCAAGAACCGATTCCACGACCAACAATTACTGAAGATGTAAAAACAACCTTTATTAATGAAAATCCTAACATTTATGTGGACAGTATTCGAATTTTAGGTCTAGGTGGTTCTTCAATTTTACAAGTAGGATCAAATTGTAGTGTAGATACTGAATCCAAGGTAATCAATATAAGACATTTTATCGATCAAGATCTAGATGATCATACGTACATGCCTACACAATATAAAAAGTGA
- a CDS encoding spore gernimation protein GerPD: MNFTVVNKDIHVGDINIIGLTGSSVLLVGDTEHITSGSAFDTPPEALIIGPLAPLAPETPF, from the coding sequence ATGAATTTTACAGTGGTAAATAAGGATATTCATGTAGGGGATATTAATATTATTGGTTTGACAGGATCTTCTGTTTTATTAGTGGGAGATACTGAACACATTACAAGTGGTTCTGCTTTTGATACACCTCCTGAAGCATTAATTATTGGACCTCTTGCTCCTTTAGCTCCTGAAACTCCATTCTAA
- the gerPC gene encoding spore germination protein GerPC: MYQDPQMQQYIKKLTDNLIEHQNKLNDLEKLMKQMKEDMNKLIASKSNTIEKIEYNFDQLKVETLEGTLNIGITPSGNGTIEELEVNDQTEHEVQLGGEIESDNHQGIRDEIHQHLDEEVPNAIRTLQEKFNLVVGEEYTQEMIKDIKKQIDGRIHYYLNNNENNELNQDEIKNNVLTKTKKDIETSILNHFHKITGKENENQ; this comes from the coding sequence ATGTACCAGGACCCTCAAATGCAACAATATATAAAAAAGCTAACTGATAATTTAATCGAACATCAAAATAAATTAAATGATTTGGAAAAGTTAATGAAACAAATGAAAGAAGATATGAACAAACTCATTGCAAGTAAAAGTAATACGATCGAAAAAATAGAATACAACTTTGATCAACTTAAAGTGGAAACTTTAGAGGGTACATTAAACATAGGCATCACTCCTAGTGGGAATGGTACAATTGAAGAGCTTGAAGTGAATGATCAGACGGAACACGAAGTGCAGCTAGGGGGAGAAATTGAAAGTGACAACCATCAAGGAATCAGAGATGAAATTCATCAACATTTAGATGAGGAAGTTCCAAATGCAATAAGAACATTACAGGAAAAGTTCAATTTAGTCGTTGGTGAAGAATACACACAGGAAATGATTAAAGATATTAAGAAACAAATTGATGGTAGAATTCATTATTATTTGAATAATAATGAAAACAATGAATTAAACCAAGATGAAATTAAAAATAATGTTTTGACAAAAACAAAAAAAGATATAGAGACTTCTATTTTAAATCATTTTCATAAAATTACAGGTAAGGAGAATGAAAACCAATGA
- a CDS encoding spore germination protein GerPB: MNLTVNQSIQIGMIKIGAITNSSFLQIGSAGVIKCLSNLYNTGGYIEPAPELEAISEEVSAAALVPLSPPS; encoded by the coding sequence ATGAACCTAACTGTTAATCAGAGCATCCAAATTGGCATGATTAAAATAGGAGCAATAACCAATTCATCTTTTTTACAAATAGGTAGTGCAGGTGTCATAAAATGCTTATCTAATCTGTATAATACAGGTGGATATATAGAACCGGCACCCGAACTCGAAGCAATATCAGAAGAAGTCTCAGCTGCTGCTCTGGTTCCTTTGTCACCACCTTCATAA
- a CDS encoding spore germination protein — protein MPAIVGAIKIISVGSGAIVQFGDSIQVSPVSSSKTYAGSGSFNTGDLPITNNLLSATNTFDPDVKDQTQDNFGVEGNVI, from the coding sequence ATGCCTGCTATTGTAGGAGCTATAAAAATAATAAGTGTCGGAAGCGGTGCTATTGTTCAATTTGGTGATTCAATTCAAGTATCTCCTGTAAGTTCATCCAAAACTTATGCTGGCTCAGGTTCTTTTAATACTGGGGATTTACCGATTACGAATAACCTCCTTAGTGCAACAAATACTTTTGATCCTGATGTGAAAGATCAAACTCAAGATAACTTTGGTGTTGAGGGGAATGTTATATGA
- a CDS encoding Hsp20/alpha crystallin family protein encodes MSNLFDQHQFNKLIRDQMSNTNLNNIDPNNLDLSWIDKYVSDTIEKAFSRTSSNVDSSKPKVNTNTGELKTDLLDIHHYLIAKIYIPKHIDHKKIKLGLNSNKLKIKGLPSGNSQTINLPTHIDTYDSKAIYKNQILEVRMPKLPDDDEDYNSVKVHFDD; translated from the coding sequence ATGAGTAATTTATTTGATCAACATCAATTTAATAAGCTTATTAGGGATCAAATGAGTAATACAAATTTAAATAATATAGATCCAAACAATTTAGATTTATCATGGATTGATAAATATGTTTCGGATACGATAGAAAAAGCTTTTTCAAGAACATCATCAAATGTAGATTCAAGTAAACCCAAAGTGAATACGAATACCGGTGAATTAAAAACAGATTTACTAGATATACATCACTATTTAATTGCTAAAATATATATTCCAAAACATATCGACCATAAAAAAATTAAACTCGGTCTCAATTCAAATAAACTAAAAATAAAAGGACTACCTAGTGGGAATTCACAAACAATAAATCTTCCTACACATATTGACACTTATGATTCAAAAGCGATTTATAAAAATCAGATTTTAGAAGTTCGCATGCCTAAATTGCCTGACGACGATGAAGATTACAATAGTGTTAAAGTTCACTTTGATGATTAA
- a CDS encoding class I SAM-dependent methyltransferase yields the protein MDYLDMLAKLGVGNAHPGGFSETIEQLEQYPIKKGSTILELGCGTGRTACYLSSQGYKVTAIDIREDMLEKARARAEAENVKVNFIQADVTSLPFDSDQFDVVMVESVTIFTDPNLSCNEYFRVLKPKGTLYDREMIVTKKIPANHKKEMIEFYGFKKMMSVLEWTEQLYEAGFSHVEVWNLAKFNSDMWKKELKFPDENQQADDDVYENIEVYNAMKKYEELMNAYHKYIGYGVLIGQKL from the coding sequence ATGGATTACTTAGATATGTTGGCTAAATTAGGAGTTGGGAATGCCCATCCTGGTGGTTTCTCCGAAACTATTGAACAATTAGAACAATATCCAATTAAGAAAGGATCAACAATATTAGAATTAGGCTGTGGAACAGGTAGAACAGCTTGTTATTTATCAAGTCAGGGATATAAAGTAACAGCAATAGATATTAGAGAGGATATGTTAGAAAAAGCAAGAGCAAGAGCAGAGGCTGAAAACGTAAAAGTGAATTTTATCCAAGCTGATGTAACATCATTACCTTTTGATTCCGATCAGTTTGATGTTGTAATGGTTGAATCAGTTACAATTTTTACAGATCCTAATCTATCATGTAACGAATATTTTCGTGTTTTAAAGCCTAAAGGAACATTATACGACAGGGAAATGATCGTGACCAAAAAAATCCCTGCGAATCATAAGAAGGAAATGATTGAGTTTTATGGATTCAAAAAAATGATGTCAGTACTAGAATGGACTGAACAGTTGTATGAAGCAGGGTTTAGTCATGTTGAAGTTTGGAATTTAGCGAAATTTAATTCAGATATGTGGAAAAAAGAGTTGAAATTTCCTGATGAAAATCAGCAAGCTGATGATGACGTTTATGAAAATATAGAAGTATATAACGCGATGAAAAAATATGAAGAGTTAATGAATGCTTATCACAAATATATTGGTTACGGAGTTTTAATCGGACAGAAATTATAA
- a CDS encoding heavy metal translocating P-type ATPase, with translation MESKQPILKQTSIQITGMTCAACANRIEKGLQKIEGVSEANVNFTLEKANVSYDPTKVNYNQLEQKVEKLGYGTVKSSIDFNITGMTCAACANRIEKGLNKLPGVINANINFSLESAHVEYSSDEVSIKDMIQKVEKLGYKAIQKEEKGKGENYRAKEIKRQKVKFIVSAILSFPLLWAMVSHFSFTSFIWLPELFMNPWFQFALATPVQFIIGKHFYIGAYKALRNKSANMDVLVALGTSAAYFYSLYLTIEWSLMLEKSHAPALYYETSAVLITLIILGKLFEALAKGRSSEAIKSLMGLQAKTALVIRDGVEVNIPVEEVNVGEILIVKPGEKVPVDGKVVEGHSTIDESMLTGESIPIEKNIGDNVIGATMNKNGVIQVQATKVGKETALAQIIKVVEEAQGSKAPIQRIADRISGIFVPIVVGIAILAFLIWYFMIEPGEFAVALEIAIAILVIACPCALGLATPTSIMAGSGRSAEFGILFKGGEHLESTKHIETVILDKTGTITKGEPELTDVLTELDESEFLRFVGAAEKNSEHPLAEAIVKGILTKGIDLPTANDFEAIPGFGIRSIVEKKEILVGTRNLMQEYKVEIKNAENTMISLEQEGKTAMLVAIDGKYAGLIAVADTIKETSKEAVDRLKEMGIQVIMITGDNKRTAKSIADQVGINDVLAEVLPTGKAEEVKKLQKQGKKVAMVGDGINDAPALATADIGMAIGTGTDVAMDAADVTLMRGDLNSIPDSIYMSRKTMTNIKQNLFWALAYNSLGIPIAAIGLLAPWVAGAAMALSSVSVVLNALRLQRVKI, from the coding sequence ATGGAGTCTAAACAGCCTATATTAAAACAAACGTCAATACAAATTACAGGTATGACCTGTGCTGCTTGTGCGAATCGAATAGAGAAAGGATTACAAAAAATTGAAGGTGTAAGTGAAGCAAATGTGAATTTTACATTAGAAAAAGCTAACGTCTCATATGATCCAACAAAAGTAAATTATAATCAATTAGAGCAGAAAGTTGAAAAACTAGGTTACGGTACAGTGAAAAGTTCAATTGATTTCAATATTACTGGCATGACTTGTGCTGCTTGTGCGAATCGAATAGAAAAAGGATTGAATAAATTACCTGGTGTGATTAATGCAAATATTAATTTTTCTTTGGAAAGCGCGCATGTTGAGTATTCCTCAGATGAAGTATCAATAAAAGATATGATTCAAAAGGTGGAGAAGTTAGGTTATAAAGCGATACAGAAAGAAGAAAAAGGTAAAGGAGAAAACTATCGAGCTAAAGAAATAAAAAGGCAAAAAGTGAAGTTTATCGTTTCAGCAATTTTATCATTTCCATTACTCTGGGCTATGGTGAGCCATTTCTCCTTTACTTCATTTATTTGGTTGCCAGAGTTATTTATGAATCCTTGGTTCCAGTTTGCATTAGCTACACCTGTTCAGTTTATTATTGGAAAACATTTTTATATTGGAGCCTATAAAGCATTACGTAATAAGAGTGCCAACATGGATGTATTAGTTGCACTTGGTACCTCCGCAGCTTATTTTTATAGTTTGTATTTAACAATTGAATGGAGCTTGATGCTAGAAAAATCCCATGCACCAGCATTATATTATGAAACGAGTGCTGTTCTAATTACCTTAATTATTTTAGGAAAATTGTTTGAAGCATTAGCCAAAGGAAGATCTTCTGAGGCTATTAAATCCTTGATGGGTTTACAAGCAAAAACGGCATTAGTTATCCGTGATGGAGTAGAAGTGAACATACCTGTTGAAGAAGTTAATGTTGGTGAAATATTGATAGTAAAACCAGGAGAAAAAGTGCCTGTTGATGGAAAAGTAGTTGAAGGACATTCTACAATAGATGAATCTATGTTAACTGGCGAAAGTATTCCGATTGAGAAAAATATTGGTGATAACGTGATAGGCGCTACAATGAACAAAAATGGAGTTATTCAAGTTCAGGCAACAAAAGTAGGTAAAGAAACAGCATTAGCACAAATTATCAAGGTAGTGGAAGAAGCTCAGGGCTCTAAAGCCCCAATACAAAGAATTGCTGATCGAATCTCTGGAATTTTTGTTCCAATTGTAGTGGGCATTGCTATATTGGCTTTTCTGATTTGGTACTTCATGATTGAGCCAGGGGAATTTGCAGTTGCATTAGAAATAGCCATTGCGATTTTAGTCATTGCTTGTCCATGTGCTTTAGGTTTAGCAACTCCAACCTCTATCATGGCTGGTTCAGGAAGATCAGCTGAATTCGGTATTTTGTTTAAGGGGGGAGAACATTTGGAATCCACTAAACATATTGAGACAGTTATTTTAGACAAAACGGGAACAATTACAAAAGGTGAACCTGAACTAACTGATGTGTTGACCGAGTTGGATGAATCTGAATTTTTAAGATTTGTGGGCGCAGCAGAAAAAAATTCTGAACATCCTTTAGCAGAAGCGATAGTTAAGGGGATTCTCACCAAAGGAATAGATCTTCCTACAGCTAATGATTTTGAAGCAATTCCAGGATTCGGTATTCGTAGTATCGTTGAAAAAAAAGAAATTCTTGTTGGGACAAGAAATTTAATGCAGGAATACAAAGTTGAGATAAAAAATGCTGAGAATACTATGATCTCGTTAGAACAAGAAGGTAAAACAGCTATGCTAGTAGCAATAGATGGAAAATATGCAGGTTTAATTGCTGTAGCAGATACAATAAAAGAAACATCTAAGGAAGCTGTAGATCGTCTTAAAGAAATGGGTATTCAAGTTATTATGATTACGGGAGATAATAAGAGGACTGCAAAATCGATTGCTGATCAAGTCGGAATTAACGATGTATTAGCTGAGGTTTTACCAACTGGTAAAGCCGAAGAAGTAAAAAAACTTCAGAAACAAGGGAAAAAGGTTGCCATGGTAGGTGATGGTATTAATGATGCCCCCGCTTTAGCTACTGCTGATATTGGAATGGCAATTGGTACTGGAACTGATGTTGCTATGGATGCAGCTGATGTTACCCTTATGAGAGGCGATTTAAACAGTATTCCTGATTCCATTTATATGAGTCGTAAAACAATGACGAATATTAAACAGAATTTATTCTGGGCTCTTGCTTATAATTCACTAGGTATTCCAATTGCAGCAATTGGGTTGTTGGCACCGTGGGTAGCTGGCGCAGCAATGGCACTAAGCTCAGTTTCAGTAGTATTAAATGCATTAAGATTACAAAGGGTAAAAATCTAA
- a CDS encoding copper ion binding protein, with the protein MKNQMLKVEGMSCNHCVNAIESTLKEIGVKGSVDLKKGSVEVNYDETKINLTAIKEAIEEQGYDVV; encoded by the coding sequence ATGAAAAATCAAATGTTAAAAGTAGAAGGAATGTCTTGTAACCATTGTGTGAATGCTATTGAAAGTACTTTAAAGGAAATCGGTGTTAAGGGTAGTGTGGACCTTAAAAAAGGTTCTGTTGAAGTAAATTATGATGAAACAAAAATAAACTTAACAGCAATAAAGGAAGCGATTGAAGAGCAAGGATATGATGTAGTTTAA
- a CDS encoding metal-sensitive transcriptional regulator encodes MGTNQNNNVLKTCHTEESERKSHHSDKMKKDLIKRLNRIEGQVRGVKGLIEKDTYCDDVLNQIAAAKSALDSVGKLLLEAHMRSCVVDRIQEGEDEVIDELLTTVHKLLK; translated from the coding sequence ATGGGTACAAATCAAAACAATAATGTCTTAAAAACTTGTCATACTGAAGAATCAGAAAGAAAAAGCCATCATTCTGATAAAATGAAAAAAGATCTAATTAAACGTTTGAATCGAATAGAAGGTCAGGTAAGAGGTGTCAAAGGTTTAATTGAAAAAGATACTTATTGTGATGATGTTTTGAATCAGATTGCAGCCGCAAAATCTGCACTAGATAGTGTGGGGAAACTTTTATTAGAAGCTCATATGAGAAGTTGTGTTGTTGATCGTATACAAGAAGGGGAAGATGAGGTTATAGATGAGCTTTTAACTACAGTTCATAAATTATTAAAGTAA
- a CDS encoding nucleotidyltransferase domain-containing protein — translation MNQTPIEAATKFVEMNFPNCSAAFLAASAKKESIKKNSDLDIVIFDNEISLHFRKVYDYAPWPAEVFGFNLSSFNEFMNKNDSYALPTIYIIITKGFVVKDNGKAVSIKKMCEERLIKGPPSWSFDELNFARFEITDQLEDLITSQNVMENYFIVNKLFNLCATFILRVNDLWLGDGKWLYRELFAYHKGVSKQFISAFESYYKTSDKQQLIEFIDSILEPYGGRLFAGFYQEEEEEHVIDDFYLEEDEEDAIE, via the coding sequence ATGAATCAAACTCCTATAGAAGCGGCTACAAAATTTGTGGAGATGAATTTTCCAAATTGCAGTGCTGCTTTTTTAGCTGCGAGTGCAAAAAAGGAAAGTATTAAAAAGAATTCTGATTTAGATATTGTTATTTTTGATAATGAAATTAGTCTTCACTTTAGAAAGGTATATGATTATGCCCCATGGCCAGCAGAGGTATTTGGGTTTAATTTAAGTAGTTTTAATGAATTTATGAATAAAAATGATAGCTATGCTCTACCTACAATTTATATAATCATTACTAAGGGATTTGTGGTTAAGGACAATGGAAAAGCTGTGTCCATTAAAAAAATGTGTGAAGAAAGACTTATTAAAGGTCCACCTAGCTGGAGTTTTGATGAATTGAATTTTGCAAGATTTGAAATTACTGATCAGTTGGAAGATCTAATTACTTCTCAAAATGTAATGGAAAATTATTTTATTGTAAATAAATTGTTTAATCTATGTGCTACTTTTATTTTAAGGGTAAATGATTTGTGGTTAGGTGACGGTAAATGGTTGTATAGAGAATTGTTTGCATACCATAAGGGGGTATCTAAACAATTTATTTCTGCTTTTGAAAGTTATTACAAAACAAGTGACAAACAACAATTGATTGAATTTATTGATTCCATCTTAGAACCTTATGGGGGAAGGTTATTTGCTGGATTTTATCAAGAAGAAGAGGAAGAGCATGTGATTGATGACTTTTATCTAGAAGAAGATGAAGAGGATGCGATTGAATAA
- a CDS encoding gamma carbonic anhydrase family protein, whose protein sequence is MIYEYNGKRPSIAKSVYLADYVTITGDVTIGEESSIWFNTVIRGDVSPTIIGKRSNIQDNCVLHQSPAYPLIIEDDVTVGHQVILHSCKIRNKALIGMGSIILDGAEIGEGAFIGAGSLVSQGKIIPPNCLAFGRPAKVVRELTQNDLEDMKRVREGYVTKAKYYKSISSSG, encoded by the coding sequence ATGATTTATGAATACAACGGGAAAAGACCTTCAATTGCTAAAAGTGTATATTTAGCTGATTACGTAACGATCACTGGAGATGTAACTATCGGTGAAGAAAGCAGCATATGGTTTAATACAGTAATTAGGGGGGATGTTTCTCCAACAATCATTGGTAAAAGGAGTAATATACAAGACAATTGTGTTTTACATCAGAGTCCAGCCTATCCACTTATTATTGAGGATGACGTTACAGTTGGGCATCAGGTTATACTTCATAGCTGCAAGATTAGAAACAAAGCATTAATTGGCATGGGGTCCATTATATTAGACGGCGCAGAAATTGGAGAAGGAGCATTTATAGGTGCTGGAAGTCTTGTTTCCCAAGGCAAAATAATTCCCCCTAACTGTCTGGCTTTTGGTAGACCTGCAAAAGTAGTTAGAGAATTAACACAAAATGATTTAGAAGATATGAAGAGAGTTAGAGAAGGATATGTTACTAAAGCAAAATATTATAAATCAATAAGCTCTTCTGGCTAA
- a CDS encoding DUF2614 family zinc ribbon-containing protein yields MFLKSSKINELRLWGLLLTLGGMGIMIIGTGGLLLWGNLGKYIISIPFMIIGTISLLGSVAVYFWAGTLSTSSITLECPECGKPTRHIGKTDRCMYCRTILTFDKNKADQAITKGQEH; encoded by the coding sequence ATGTTTCTAAAATCAAGTAAAATTAATGAATTACGTCTATGGGGACTCTTATTAACTTTAGGCGGTATGGGAATCATGATTATTGGCACGGGTGGTTTGCTATTATGGGGAAACTTAGGGAAATATATCATCTCAATACCTTTTATGATTATAGGTACAATTAGTTTGTTAGGCAGTGTGGCTGTATACTTCTGGGCTGGAACACTTTCTACGAGTTCTATTACATTGGAGTGCCCTGAGTGCGGAAAACCTACTCGCCATATTGGTAAAACAGATCGATGTATGTATTGTAGAACTATACTTACATTTGATAAAAACAAAGCAGATCAAGCAATTACTAAAGGTCAAGAACATTAA
- a CDS encoding glycosyl hydrolase family 18 protein, whose product MNQFNISVKKKKRNRLLRMILFILLLFFVLFFSYVFYQSWLSGQPSSDRVTEDFNGLAQPIFYQNELQPYSALGNDKGLKVPLDFVKERIDPNVRFEEDSGSVIITTNNQVIHFKTDQLNAMINETPYTLQFPIENINDTIYFPIYHLLEFYNLKIVESEETNAVLIWNAGDLIQWGNVISEDQSVVTFPLRKEPTIKASILNDISINERVMIIEEKLNGWYFVQLENGYQGYIEEQYVMLDELEIISDQVKEESTLVWNPIGEKINLTWEAVYNKKTDTTVIGNMPGLNVISPTWFHLLDELGNIENKADSEYVNWAHSQGYQVWALFSNNFNPDWTSVALSNYETRMNMIKQLVSYAELYDLQGINIDFENVYLKDKENLTQFVRELTPILHEQNLVVSIDVTIRGGSEMWSLFYDRKALGEVVDYMMVMTYDEHWAASPVAGSVASLPWVEKGIVDIMNEDQVPADKLILGVPFYTRLWTEKMEDGNISVSSKTLFMETAHQIIEEKKLDVQYKEDVGQNYVEYKEGNSTYKIWLEDVVSMEARAEIVKKYDLAGIASWRRGFETPDIWDVINNTLNKRP is encoded by the coding sequence TTGAATCAGTTTAATATTTCAGTTAAAAAGAAAAAACGCAACAGATTGCTTAGAATGATCTTATTTATTTTATTATTGTTTTTTGTTTTATTTTTTTCTTATGTATTCTATCAAAGTTGGTTATCTGGACAGCCTTCTTCTGATAGAGTTACGGAAGATTTTAATGGCTTAGCCCAACCTATTTTTTATCAGAATGAGTTACAGCCTTATTCTGCTCTAGGTAATGACAAAGGATTAAAAGTTCCATTGGATTTTGTCAAAGAACGTATAGATCCAAATGTTAGGTTTGAAGAAGATTCTGGGTCTGTAATCATTACAACAAACAATCAAGTCATTCATTTCAAAACAGATCAGTTGAATGCAATGATAAATGAAACCCCCTATACTTTGCAATTTCCAATTGAGAATATAAATGATACGATTTATTTTCCAATCTATCATCTATTAGAGTTTTACAATTTAAAAATAGTAGAATCAGAAGAGACTAATGCAGTATTAATTTGGAATGCTGGGGATTTAATTCAATGGGGGAATGTTATTAGTGAGGATCAGTCAGTAGTAACTTTTCCTTTGAGGAAAGAGCCTACTATTAAAGCTTCTATTTTAAATGATATTTCCATCAATGAAAGAGTTATGATTATAGAAGAAAAATTAAATGGTTGGTATTTTGTGCAATTAGAAAATGGTTATCAAGGATACATTGAAGAGCAATATGTCATGCTGGATGAGCTTGAGATTATATCTGATCAAGTTAAAGAAGAATCTACTTTAGTTTGGAATCCAATAGGAGAAAAGATTAACTTAACCTGGGAAGCCGTTTACAATAAAAAAACGGATACTACAGTTATTGGTAATATGCCAGGTTTGAATGTAATAAGTCCAACATGGTTCCATCTACTAGATGAGTTAGGAAATATTGAAAATAAAGCAGATTCTGAATATGTAAATTGGGCACATTCACAAGGTTATCAAGTATGGGCATTGTTTAGCAATAATTTCAACCCAGATTGGACAAGCGTGGCTTTATCCAATTATGAAACCAGAATGAATATGATCAAACAACTTGTAAGTTATGCTGAATTATATGATTTACAAGGGATCAATATAGATTTTGAAAATGTTTATTTAAAAGACAAAGAAAACCTTACTCAATTTGTTCGAGAGCTCACTCCTATTTTACATGAACAAAATCTTGTTGTTTCGATTGATGTAACCATTCGAGGCGGAAGTGAGATGTGGTCGTTATTTTATGACAGAAAGGCCTTGGGAGAAGTTGTAGATTATATGATGGTTATGACTTATGATGAACATTGGGCTGCTAGTCCAGTTGCAGGATCTGTTGCATCTTTGCCATGGGTTGAAAAAGGCATCGTAGACATTATGAACGAGGATCAGGTGCCGGCAGACAAGCTAATTTTAGGAGTCCCTTTTTACACTCGTTTATGGACTGAAAAAATGGAGGATGGTAATATATCTGTTTCTTCAAAAACATTGTTTATGGAAACAGCGCATCAGATTATTGAGGAGAAAAAATTAGATGTACAGTATAAAGAAGATGTAGGACAAAATTATGTTGAATATAAAGAAGGAAATTCGACATATAAAATTTGGTTAGAAGATGTTGTTTCCATGGAAGCACGTGCTGAAATAGTGAAAAAGTATGATTTAGCGGGTATAGCTTCTTGGAGAAGAGGTTTTGAAACACCAGATATTTGGGATGTTATTAACAATACACTGAACAAAAGACCTTAA